One genomic window of Clostridioides sp. ES-S-0054-01 includes the following:
- a CDS encoding helix-turn-helix transcriptional regulator, with translation MLGEKMRNIRKSKKKTLSDVSKLTDLSISYISQIERDAIEPSLSSLRKIAEVLDTPLYMFMDDNNTDDLVIRKEDRVMMKFPKSEMFYEILSPMPTSEFTPSILFVEFELKPESEDTKNYIYHVSEEIMVVTSGMVDICMGEKVVRLNPGDSTFIKANVPHKIINPSKDTIARGYGVISPPIWPIKSK, from the coding sequence ATGCTAGGTGAAAAGATGAGAAATATAAGAAAAAGCAAGAAAAAAACATTAAGTGATGTTTCCAAACTAACTGATTTATCTATAAGTTATATCTCTCAAATAGAAAGAGATGCTATTGAACCATCCTTGTCTTCATTGAGAAAAATCGCTGAAGTTTTAGACACTCCTTTATATATGTTTATGGATGATAACAATACTGATGATTTAGTCATTAGAAAAGAAGACAGAGTTATGATGAAATTTCCAAAGAGTGAAATGTTTTACGAAATATTATCTCCAATGCCTACATCTGAGTTTACACCTTCTATTTTATTTGTAGAATTTGAACTTAAACCAGAAAGTGAAGATACTAAAAATTATATCTATCATGTATCAGAGGAAATCATGGTAGTAACAAGTGGTATGGTTGATATTTGTATGGGTGAAAAGGTAGTGAGATTAAATCCAGGTGACTCAACATTTATAAAAGCTAATGTACCACATAAAATCATCAATCCAAGCAAAGATACAATAGCTCGTGGATATGGCGTTATATCGCCTCCAATTTGGCCAATAAAATCTAAATAA
- a CDS encoding DUF819 family protein, with product MNTLFSNPGSILAVMTSMIALGFYLQRYKAIKSLGPALTIIIMGIILSNLKVVPVSTELYGTISTYAIPVSMTIMLMSVDLKEMTKLSREPLIAIFVAVLTVSIMAFLFGLVFAEKISEGWKVAGMFVGTYTGGSANLTAIGTGLNVSRQTLAAANAADYVIGVPTLIFMFALPAMLKNSKKFKKLWPYHVEESELEDCQNEEFMESKEWSIKDIAWMLAIGFVVTEVATILAGYFNSSFSSAARILLVTTISIIIAQLKPVKKLKGNLDLGLFVALFFLCTIGFSVDIKEFLGSTFTITLYCFSIIFASFVFHLCITRLLKIKYQYVILSIVGAIADGPTSALVAASAKWNSLVSVAVVMGVIGGVLGNYAGISVAYAIKMSLGL from the coding sequence ATGAATACACTTTTTTCAAATCCAGGTAGCATACTTGCTGTAATGACATCAATGATTGCATTGGGTTTTTACTTACAAAGATACAAAGCCATTAAAAGCTTAGGACCAGCACTTACAATAATCATAATGGGAATAATACTTTCAAACTTAAAGGTAGTTCCAGTAAGTACTGAGTTATATGGAACTATTTCTACATATGCTATTCCGGTTTCTATGACTATAATGTTGATGAGTGTTGATTTAAAAGAAATGACGAAGTTATCAAGAGAACCTTTGATTGCAATTTTTGTAGCAGTATTAACAGTAAGTATTATGGCGTTTTTATTTGGACTTGTATTTGCAGAAAAAATATCAGAAGGATGGAAAGTTGCTGGAATGTTTGTAGGTACATACACTGGAGGTAGTGCTAATCTTACAGCCATTGGAACAGGTCTTAATGTAAGTAGGCAGACTCTTGCTGCTGCAAATGCAGCAGATTATGTAATTGGAGTACCGACATTGATATTTATGTTTGCTCTACCTGCTATGCTAAAAAACTCAAAGAAGTTTAAAAAACTTTGGCCATATCATGTAGAAGAATCGGAATTAGAGGATTGTCAAAATGAAGAATTTATGGAGTCAAAAGAGTGGAGTATTAAAGATATCGCTTGGATGTTGGCTATAGGTTTTGTTGTTACCGAGGTTGCAACAATACTTGCTGGATATTTTAATTCAAGTTTTAGCAGTGCAGCAAGAATTCTTTTAGTTACAACAATTTCAATTATAATTGCTCAATTAAAGCCAGTAAAGAAATTAAAGGGAAATTTAGATTTAGGGTTATTTGTTGCATTATTCTTTTTATGTACTATAGGTTTTTCGGTAGATATAAAAGAGTTTTTAGGCTCAACTTTTACCATAACACTTTACTGCTTTAGCATAATTTTTGCTTCATTTGTTTTCCATTTATGTATAACTAGACTTTTAAAGATAAAGTATCAATATGTAATACTATCTATAGTAGGAGCAATTGCTGATGGTCCTACTTCAGCTTTAGTAGCTGCTTCTGCAAAGTGGAATTCACTTGTAAGTGTAGCAGTCGTCATGGGAGTAATTGGTGGAGTATTAGGAAATTATGCAGGTATATCAGTGGCATATGCAATAAAGATGTCTCTGGGATTATAG
- a CDS encoding dipeptide epimerase — MKITDIKFEKLRIKLKKPVVVSFGVIEYGESIILKIETDEGYYGFGEAAPLAAVTGEVLDNVLSVLLMFKKELIGKDPLDIEMIHTIMDGIIIGNTSAKAAIDIALYDIKGKIMNVPVYKVLGGFDNKVQTDITISIDKPEKMAREALERVKEGFRILKLKAGINPEDDIEAVKLIREAVGDSIRIRIDANQGWNVNSSINTIKKLEEFDVDAIEQALPHWDLDGTAYIRNKSNTKIMIDESLHSPVDAIKAIKKNAVDTFNIKLMKSGGIYPAIKINNIAEASGVNCMLGCMLETRIGITAAANLIASKKNITEADLDSFMFCEESKSISGGFVMDRDIMNLVNKPGLGIEVNL, encoded by the coding sequence ATGAAGATAACAGACATCAAATTTGAAAAACTGAGAATTAAATTAAAAAAACCAGTAGTAGTTTCATTTGGAGTAATTGAATATGGAGAAAGTATAATTTTAAAAATTGAAACTGATGAAGGATACTATGGATTTGGTGAAGCTGCTCCTCTGGCAGCAGTCACAGGTGAAGTTTTGGATAATGTACTTTCAGTATTACTTATGTTTAAAAAAGAACTAATAGGGAAAGACCCGCTGGATATTGAAATGATACATACAATCATGGATGGAATTATCATAGGTAATACTTCTGCAAAAGCAGCTATTGATATAGCTTTATACGATATTAAAGGCAAGATTATGAATGTGCCTGTTTATAAGGTTCTTGGAGGTTTTGATAATAAAGTTCAAACAGATATTACTATAAGTATAGATAAACCAGAAAAAATGGCAAGAGAAGCTTTAGAAAGAGTTAAAGAAGGCTTTAGGATATTGAAACTTAAAGCAGGAATAAATCCTGAAGACGATATTGAGGCTGTAAAGTTAATTAGAGAGGCTGTTGGAGATAGTATAAGGATTAGAATTGATGCAAATCAAGGATGGAACGTAAATAGCAGTATAAATACTATCAAAAAATTAGAAGAATTTGATGTTGATGCAATTGAACAAGCACTTCCACATTGGGACTTAGATGGAACTGCTTACATAAGAAATAAGAGTAACACAAAGATTATGATAGATGAATCATTACATTCACCAGTAGATGCAATTAAAGCTATAAAAAAGAATGCAGTTGATACATTTAATATTAAGCTGATGAAATCAGGGGGAATATATCCTGCTATAAAAATCAACAACATAGCTGAGGCAAGCGGAGTAAATTGTATGTTAGGATGTATGCTAGAAACGAGAATTGGTATAACGGCAGCAGCAAATTTAATAGCATCTAAAAAGAACATAACAGAAGCTGACCTTGATAGTTTTATGTTTTGTGAAGAATCAAAAAGTATATCTGGAGGATTTGTAATGGATAGAGATATTATGAATCTTGTCAATAAACCAGGTTTAGGAATAGAAGTTAACTTATGA